The Saccopteryx leptura isolate mSacLep1 chromosome 2, mSacLep1_pri_phased_curated, whole genome shotgun sequence genome has a window encoding:
- the OGFOD2 gene encoding 2-oxoglutarate and iron-dependent oxygenase domain-containing protein 2 isoform X1: protein MATAGAPRRFYRCACFCSENLYVARYGLHVRFRNEQQLRRDYGRILRSRGCVSPSDFQQLLEELEREVERRQRLGQESAARKALIANCYHPARPELYNSLQNVALAPEFLAAAEYSMLPGADLQGLLQRLETVSGEKRIYRLPVFTAPFCQALLEELEHFEQSDMPKGRPNTMNNYGVLLHELGLDEPLVTPLRERFLQPLMALLYPDCGGGWLDSHRAFVVKYAPGQDRELGCHYDNAELTINVALGKAFTGGALFFGGLFQAPSALATPLEVEHVVGQGILHRGGQLHGARPLGTGERWNLIVWLRASAVRNRLCPMCCRKPDLVDDEGFGDGFTQEEPATVDVCALT from the exons ATGGCGACGGCGGGCGCGCCGCGGCGCTTCTACCGCTGCGCCTGCTTCTGCTCCGAGAATTTGTACGTGGCGCGTTACGGGCTGCACGTGCGGTTCCGGAATGAGCAGCAGCTGCGCCGGGACTACGGCCGG ATCCTGCGCAGCCGAGGCTGCGTTAGCCCCAGCGACTTCCAGCAGCTGTTAGAAGAG CTCGAGCGGGAGGTGGAGCGGCGGCAGCGGCTGGGGCAGGAGTCGGCTGCCAGGAAGGCCCTCATTGCCAACTGCTACCACCCGGCACGGCCTGAACTCTACAACTCGCTGCAG aatgtggccctggctcctgAGTTTCTAGCCGCGGCTGAGTACAGCATGTTGCCGGGCGCAGACCTCCAGGGCCTCCTTCAGCGGCTGGAGACAGTGTCAG GGGAAAAGCGGATCTACCGGCTGCCCGTGTTCACAGCACCCTTCTGCCAGGCCCTGCTGGAGGAGCTGGAGCACTTCGAGCAGTCGGACATGCCCAAGGGGAGACCCAACACCATGAACAACTATGGG GTGCTGCTGCACGAGCTGGGCCTGGATGAACCGCTGGTGACTCCGCTGCGGGAGCGCTTCCTGCAGCCGCTGATGGCCCTGCTGTACCCGGACTGTGGCGGGGGCTGGCTCGACAGCCACCGAGCCTTTGTGGTCAAGTACGCGCCGGGCCAGGACCGAGAGCTGGGCTGCCACTATGACAACGCTGAGCTGACCATCAACGTGGCCCTGGGCAAGGCCTTCACAGGGGGTGCCCTGTTCTTCGGGGGCCTCTTCCAG GCACCATCAGCCCTGGCCACGCCCCTGGAGGTGGAGCATGTGGTGGGCCAGGGCATCCTGCACCGGGGTGGCCAGCTGCATGGGGCCCggcccctgggcactggggagcGGTGGAACCTCATCGTCTGGCTCCGGGCCTCCGCTGTGCGCAACCGCCTCTGCCCTATGTGCTGCCGCAAGCCTGATCTGGTGGACGATGAGGGCTTTGGCGACGGCTTCACCCAGGAGGAGCCTGCCACAGTGGACGTGTGTGCGCTGACCTGA
- the OGFOD2 gene encoding 2-oxoglutarate and iron-dependent oxygenase domain-containing protein 2 isoform X2 encodes MPKGRPNTMNNYGVLLHELGLDEPLVTPLRERFLQPLMALLYPDCGGGWLDSHRAFVVKYAPGQDRELGCHYDNAELTINVALGKAFTGGALFFGGLFQAPSALATPLEVEHVVGQGILHRGGQLHGARPLGTGERWNLIVWLRASAVRNRLCPMCCRKPDLVDDEGFGDGFTQEEPATVDVCALT; translated from the exons ATGCCCAAGGGGAGACCCAACACCATGAACAACTATGGG GTGCTGCTGCACGAGCTGGGCCTGGATGAACCGCTGGTGACTCCGCTGCGGGAGCGCTTCCTGCAGCCGCTGATGGCCCTGCTGTACCCGGACTGTGGCGGGGGCTGGCTCGACAGCCACCGAGCCTTTGTGGTCAAGTACGCGCCGGGCCAGGACCGAGAGCTGGGCTGCCACTATGACAACGCTGAGCTGACCATCAACGTGGCCCTGGGCAAGGCCTTCACAGGGGGTGCCCTGTTCTTCGGGGGCCTCTTCCAG GCACCATCAGCCCTGGCCACGCCCCTGGAGGTGGAGCATGTGGTGGGCCAGGGCATCCTGCACCGGGGTGGCCAGCTGCATGGGGCCCggcccctgggcactggggagcGGTGGAACCTCATCGTCTGGCTCCGGGCCTCCGCTGTGCGCAACCGCCTCTGCCCTATGTGCTGCCGCAAGCCTGATCTGGTGGACGATGAGGGCTTTGGCGACGGCTTCACCCAGGAGGAGCCTGCCACAGTGGACGTGTGTGCGCTGACCTGA